In Yarrowia lipolytica chromosome 1F, complete sequence, a genomic segment contains:
- a CDS encoding uncharacterized protein (Compare to YALI0F08019g, weakly similar to uniprot|Q12015 Saccharomyces cerevisiae YOR223w, similar to Saccharomyces cerevisiae YOR223W; ancestral locus Anc_8.645) gives METSTPAKQDKGKSRDSSDGGSSSGSSPGSPSPSNIPIENYAAKLVIRFSNGIPDLVIDVNDVRHINVSWVKQQIRLRVGGLVTSKRLRLINQGRLLSSSTSFARDVVKVMDPENGVDGMPSIYLHCSVGDTLSEQELAEEVDEQPQRSTLPELRGFDRLRTAGFSEEEISDLRRQFRNIYGGITSDNNLEQMQNLEEEWIDNGVNAGGVPNVDLNPGGGTFAGDLIGMLMGLFLGILSIYFLQEQSLFSKRQQRAITAGLAVNFAFNVLRYLYS, from the coding sequence aTGGAAACCTCAACCCCGGCGAAACAGGACAAGGgcaagtcacgtgacagcaGCGACGGCGGCTCATCGTCGGGCTCGTCTCCCggctctccttctccatccaATATCCCCATTGAGAACTACGCTGCCAAGTTGGTCATTCGGTTCTCCAACGGCATTCCAGACCTGGTGATTGATGTCAACGATGTGCGACATATCAACGTGAGCTGGGTCAAGCAGCAGATTCGGCTGCGAGTCGGCGGACTGGTCACGTCGAAGCGACTACGGCTTATCAATCAGGGACGACTtctgtcttcttccacctcATTTGCTCGCGACGTGGTCAAGGTGATGGACCCAGAGAATGGTGTTGATGGCATGCCCTCCATTTACCTGCATTGCTCTGTCGGCGACACTCTGAGTGAACAGGAGCTGGCCGAAGAGGTGGATGAACAGCCACAACGGTCTACATTGCCCGAGCTGCGCGGTTTCGACCGACTCAGAACCGCGGGCTTTTCTGAGGAGGAAATCTCGGACCTCCGACGACAGTTTAGAAACATTTACGGCGGGATCACGTCGGACAACAATTTGGAACAGATGCAGAACCTGGAGGAAGAGTGGATTGACAACGGAGTGAacgctggaggagtgcCCAACGTTGACCTCAACCCTGGAGGAGGCACCTTTGCCGGCGATCTCATTGGAATGCTCATGGGACTATTTCTGGGAATTCTTTCTATTTATTTCTTGCAGGAGCAGTCGCTGTTTTCTAagcggcagcagcgagCCATCACCGCCGGTCTGGCCGTCAACTTTGCATTCAACGTTCtgagatacttgtacagttaG